Genomic window (Candidatus Neomarinimicrobiota bacterium):
ATGTGGTTCTTTATATTGACAGCGAAGGAAATATCCTGGAAGATAACTGGAACTCAATGGACGATGTCCTGGATAAGATTTATTTCCTCAGCTGGGGATTTATGGAGGATCCGTTTTATGTCCGTCTCGGTGGATTGGACCAGGTTACCATGGCAAACGGCCTCATTGTTTCGGGTTACACCAACATGTTGGAATACCCTGAAGTCAAACGATTGGGAACCTACCTGAAATTCCGGACCGGAAAAATCGGATTCAATGGCTTCATAGCAGACTGGAATGAACTGGGCGGTGAAACATTGATTCCCGGCTTGCTGGGAGGAAGGGTTTCTTATAACACAAAACTCATCCTGCCGGTCAGTGTGGGATTAAGTGTTATTTCGGATGTAAATCCTTACAATGCTTTTGACAGGGATCGGGATGATGACGGGTATTCCGATTTGATGGATATGTTTCCCGATGACAGTGAAACTTACCGGGATACGGATGGTGACGGTCTGGCAGACAACAGGGACGTGGATCCTGCCGGAACAGGAGGATGGTATTATGATTCCAATCTGAATATGACTCCTTCCGAAATCAATGCGCTGGATAAGTATTTCAAATCTTTGGGATATACAAACGGTCCTGATTCTACAAGCACCCTGATGGAAGTTCCTACGATTTCTAAACTCATGGATGATCACCCGACAATATATTCCATAGGTGCAGATGTTACGGTACCTGTTTTGAATATGTCATTCCTGAACTTGAATGTCTATTCCGAAGCAGCGATTCTGGGTTATACCGGAGGAACGGTGGATAAAATGGCTTTCGGTGCAGCGCCTTTTGGCGTGGCAGCCAATATCATCAAAATCATAGATGCACGGGTTGAATACCGCTGGGCACAGGAAAATTTCCGCTATAACTTTTTTGACAGAAATTACGACATCAACCGGGTTTATGTGCAGAGAGATTCTCTGGGGAACATTGTTCCGAAGACCAAATTCGACCGGATTCTGAATGATAGCATTCCGGGGGTCCAGGGTATATATGGTGCTGCCGGTGTAAAGCTCTTTAACGTGGCTTACGCTCAGGCATCCTATATGCACATGGTGTCGAAAGATCAGGACGAAGTCCGGAGTTTTAATGCTCAGGCTGGTATCCAGAAAGGACTGGTTCCTAAATTATCGGAACTGTCCGCCTATTACATCCGCAATAACGATCCAAATCCATTCAAGTTCAAAGATCCTTCGGAAAACACGATTTGGGGATACCGGGTCGGCGCAGAAGTGAGTCCCGGTGTATCCATAATCTGGAATTTTATGACAACTTACCGGGATAAAAACGG
Coding sequences:
- a CDS encoding FecR domain-containing protein produces the protein MRKRLIYGLMLLFMMVSMLSAGIASVIKTKGDVKLLPAGSFDLLTVEVGTQLENGDVIQTASDGFAVIMFNDDKTLLKLRENAQITLNDEIPSRTVEMDKGESLFEVTPGALKEFRVQTPVSVASVKGTKFWVVCQENEDRIFTTEGTVEVFNTLSGQTGTVTRGQVCINTTVGDMQIRNYSASELPDESVFNSMMEEPVQEDTPQKEPEEETEPVDRSETTITPAQPITTPQMEETTEMPVETGEEEAEPEKQPEDGEGKNYGVGLGVGSVTINGKLYNQIAARPTLQLGKLGVGLDVVLYIDSEGNILEDNWNSMDDVLDKIYFLSWGFMEDPFYVRLGGLDQVTMANGLIVSGYTNMLEYPEVKRLGTYLKFRTGKIGFNGFIADWNELGGETLIPGLLGGRVSYNTKLILPVSVGLSVISDVNPYNAFDRDRDDDGYSDLMDMFPDDSETYRDTDGDGLADNRDVDPAGTGGWYYDSNLNMTPSEINALDKYFKSLGYTNGPDSTSTLMEVPTISKLMDDHPTIYSIGADVTVPVLNMSFLNLNVYSEAAILGYTGGTVDKMAFGAAPFGVAANIIKIIDARVEYRWAQENFRYNFFDRNYDINRVYVQRDSLGNIVPKTKFDRILNDSIPGVQGIYGAAGVKLFNVAYAQASYMHMVSKDQDEVRSFNAQAGIQKGLVPKLSELSAYYIRNNDPNPFKFKDPSENTIWGYRVGAEVSPGVSIIWNFMTTYRDKNGDGVIQPKEESLKITTIETGITL